In Candidatus Liberibacter africanus PTSAPSY, the genomic stretch GGGGGGGATATCCAATAATTTTCCTAAAAAGTTAAAAAATAATTCCACATATTAATTTTAAAATATACTATTAGCAGTATAGTAATAAATATTTACATCTTTTTACAAGAATGTTTCTTTTTCTCAATTAAAATACGAATATTTAATGCCAAAAACCTATATTAAAAAATTGCTTTTTATGATCTCCCAGACATTTTACCAAATCCTTCAATCATAGCTTCTTGAGATTCGATTTGATGAATCTGCAGATGAATTTCATGCAGGGTAGACATCAAAAAATCAGCTTTTTTTTCTTCACCCCTTGCAGTCACTTGAGCAATTTGCTTTTCAATATCTTCTTTTTGACGCGATAATAACCGAAAACGTTTGTATAACGCGAGCGCCTGTTGATAACCTTGACGCACGTCTACAATATGTGCTTCAGGAGTTGCGCTCCACAACCCAGCATCTCGAATTTGTTTATCAAGCCGTTTTAATAATTCACTAAAGCCACGTGCACAAAGCTTTTTATTTAATACTTCATGCGAAAAATCTTTTTGCACAACAAAATCACTAAATAAAAAAGTCCACATTTTCTGTAATTCTTCATTATCATAACGAATATCAGCTAATTCTTGATATTGTTCTTGCAAAATTATTGGGTGATTAATCAAAGTCAATAACAGTGCGGCTTCCCGCAAAGATGGTTTTGTGGAAAGTTTTCCTTGTACAAGAGAAGATTGCATTAATCGTTGTGAAGGCCCTTTTTGATCTTTGTATCTTGCATTTTTTTTCCAATATCGATTGTATGCAGAATGTTCTGTTATATTTTGCCGAAACAACTTATTAAGACGATCCTTAATTACTTGCATATAATAATACCGTAATTTTTGATCTTTAATATAATTAACGCAATTTTTAAGACGCACTTCTAATTCAGCACGCGCGTCAGGAGTGTCAAAGGAATAGTTTGCCGTTTCACGATTCCACAACATATCTACCAATGGCAATGATTCCATAATCAATCGTTCAAAAGCTTCCTTACCATAGGATCGAACAAAACTATCTGGATCTTCACCTCCCGACAATAAAATAAAACTAACTCTATTCCCAGGGATTAAATGATTTAAGACAAGATCAATAGCGTTATAGGCTGCACGCAAACCAGGATCATCACCATCAAAACATAATACTACACGAGAAGATAACTTCCATAGAAGACGTAACTGATATTCTGTTAAAGCTGTACCAAGAGAAGAAACAACATTTTGTATTCCAGCTTGATGCAAAGAAATGACATCCACATATCCCTCTACAAGCACAATGAAAGAAGAGGTCTTTCTTTGCATATCCTGTCTTGTTGATTTTTGAATATAATTAAGAGCCCCAAAAAAATTATAAAGATTCTTTCCTTTATGAAAAAGAATTGTTTCTGGTGAATTAAGATATTTAACATTATCCCCTTTTGAAAGAGCACGCCCTCCAAAAGCAATAACTTTCCCTCTAGAAGAAAATATGGGGAAAATAAGACGATTGCGAAATCTATCATAAGGAGTAGTGATATTATCACCATAAATCAAAAGACCTGCTTCAATAATTTTTTCTTGAGAAAAACCTTTTTGAAGTAAATATTCCCTTAAAGAGTGACGATTATCCGAGGCATATCCTAACTTAAATATCTCTACAGAAGAAGAATTGATTCCACGTTCATCTAAATAAAATTGCAAACGCTTATCATGAGTTTTTTTCAAAGAACAGGAAAAAAAATGCGCAGCTGTTTCCATAAGATGTATTAAGCTCGTCTGTATTTTTGCTTTTTTCTCTAATGTGGGATCAATAACTGGTAATGAAACACCTGCTATTGCAGCTAATTTTTGTACAGATTCAATAAAAGAACACCCAAATAATGCTGATAAAAAAGCCAGATGATCACCTGTTGCATGACAACCAAAACAATAATAAAAACCCTTTCTATCATCACAATGAAAGCTTGGAGTTTTTTCATTATGGAAAGGACAACAAGCCCAATAATCACCTTTTACTGAATTCGTCTTTTTTCGATCCCAATCAACATGTTGACCAATTAAACCGGAAAGAGGAATACTAATAATAAGATCTTTTATAAAATCACGATAATAGTTCATATTTTTATCTACTTACATGGAATATAATTATTTTTTATTCTATTTTTAAATAGAATTTTCTTAACAAAAAAGTAGGAGCACTATAGCTTATATTCATTCATGTATTATTTTTTATTATTTGGACAATCTTTGTTACGCCTACAATATGTTGAAGATCAAAAGCAATTTCAGATGATATGGGGTATTGATCAAGCGTTATTTCTATCTCAGTTGTTTCTTGTGATTTAACGAAAATTAAACTTATCTTGCCTTTTTTATCACTACTTTTAGCTTGACGATTTTGGAAATATTTATGAATTTCTTTAAGAGGACTATTATCCCTAAGATATATTTTTACAGAATCCAACATTCTCATGGATTCCTTCTCCAAAGATTTTACCCATAACAACCGAACCGAATCTCTTTTAAGAGAAAGATTTTCTTCCTGAGGAATGAAAATGATATAAGGCTTTTTTTCTATTAATAAAAAGGGTTTTTCTTTTTCTAATTTCTGTTTTTCTTGTAATGTCAAACGATTAGGATCTTCTTCTGCGTCTTGTAATATCATTTCCGTCGAATGATCATAACAATCCTCAAGACATAAAAAATCCTCATTTGCACCTAATGACTTTCTTTTATCTCTTCGATTATTTTTCGGGAAAAAAACTGCTTCATATTCCTTCCCTGGTTCAGAAAAAGTTACCCACCCTATTCTAGATCCTTTTCGTGTTTTCTTTTGATGTTTAGCCATCACCATAGCTGCTAATTGGATATTACTTCCACTGATCGTAGCAATGCTTTCTTCATATCCCTTAATACCGATTTTTTGCAGTATTGGTTTATACACATCAAGAGGATGTCCTGAGAAATAAAAACCTAATACCTGTCGTTCATTTTCAAATCTCGCAGAAGAATTCTCAACTGAAAATTCTTCCAAAGTAATTTTATCAGACAACTTTCCTTTCTCACAAGAAAAAATATTTTCTTGTTCATTCGTACGATTTTTTTCAATCCACTGTGCATACTTTTGAATATTATCAATAGATTGCAACAGTTGCGCACGACTATATCCAAAAAAATCCAAAGCTCCTGAAAAGACTAAACTCTCTAATACTCGACGATTTAATTGTTTTGAATCAACCCTAGAACAAAAATCTTCTAAACTATCAAACGGTTTATCTGCACGTGCTTCCATGATATGATGTGCCGTTGTTGTTCCTACGCCTTTGATCGCAGCTAAAGAATAATAAATACAATTTTCCCCTACTTCAAAATTCACACATGACGTCCTAACAGATGGGGGTATAATTTGAATATTAAATTGACGCGCATCCTGACAAAATTTCTTAATTCTTTCTACATTATCCATATCCAAAGTCATGGAAGCAGCTAAAAATTCAACAGGATAATGTGCTTTCATCCAGGCAGTTCGATACGAAATAACAGCATAAGCAGCTGCATGCGATTTATTAAAACCATAGTCTGCAAATTTTGCTAACAATTCAAAAATATTCACAGCCATCGTTCTGCTGATGCCATTTTTACTTGCTCCAGAAACAAAACGCTCTTTTTGCTGATCCATTTCCTCTTTAATTTTTTTCCCCATCGCACGTCGCAAAACATCTGCTTCACTAAGAGAATATCCAGAAAGTAGTTGTGCTATTTGCATAACTTGTTCTTGATAGATAATAACTCCTTGTGTTTCCTTGAGAATAGGATCAATTAATGGATGAATCGAAACTATTTTTTCTTTTCTATTTTTTCTATTATTATAAACAGCGATATTATCAATTGGACCAGGACGATACAACGAGACGAGAGCGATAATATCTTCAATACAATCCGGTTGCATACCTTCTAGAGCTTGACGCATCCCAGAACTTTCCAACTGGAATATGCCTAATGTACCTTTTGTCGTTAAAAGATTATATGTTTCACGATCATCAAAGGGAATGAGCGAAAAATCAACATCTATTCCTCGTTGAGATAATAAATCAAGGCTTTTTTGCAATAACGTCAACGTCTTAAGACCTAAAAAATCAAACTTAACGAGACCTGCTTTTTCAACCCATTTCATATTGAATTGTGTTACCGGAATATCAGATCGTACATCGCGATACATAGGTATTAATTTTGACAATGGACGATCACCAATCACAATACCCGCTGCATGAGTAGAAGCATGTCGATATAATCCTTCTAATTTTAGAGAAATTTCAAGAAGACGATTGACAAAAGGATCGTCTAAAATTGCTTCGCGAAAGCGAGAGTAATCCTTAATAGCTTCTTTAAGAGAAATAGGATGGGCTGGATTATTGGGTATTAACTTACAAAGACGATCAACTTGAGAATATGGCATTTGTAAAGCCCGACCTACATCTCGTAATGCTGCTTTAGCTTGCAAAGACCCAAAAGTAATAATTTGAGCTACTCGTTCATGCCCATATTTATCTTGCACATATCGAATAACTTCATCACGTCGATCTTGACAAAAATCAATATCAAAATCCGGCATAGACATCCGATCTGGATTTAAAAATCTCTCAAAAAGAAGAGAAAAACGCAAAGGATCAATATCGGTAATTGTTAAAGCATAAGCTGTGACAGAACCTGCCCCTGAACCACGTCCGGGACCTACTGGAATATTGTTTTTTTTAGACCATTGTATAAAGTCAGCTACGATTAAGAAATATCCTGAAAACTTCATACGCGCGATAATATCCAACTCAAACTCAAGACGTTTTCTATAATCTTGTTCACTATATCCTTTTGCTATACCTTGAGAAAGACGTATTTCCAATCCTGCCATTGCTTTATTCCGCAAGTCAATTTCTTCTAATTTTTCAACATCATCACAATCTTGTTCAATAAAACGTGGCAAAATTGGCTTATGTACTTGAAGTATAAAAGAACATCTTCGAGCAATTTCTACTGTGTTATCAAGGGCTTCTGGCAAGTCAGAAAATATGGAAATCATCTCAGAACGACTTTTTAAATAGTGATCAGAGGTAACTCGTGGACGATCTTCTTGCGATACAACGGTTGAATGTGCAACTGCTATCAATACATCATGAGCTTCATAATCTTCTTCGGATAAAAACAAGCAATTATTGGTTGCAACTAATGGCAAATCATGTGCATATGCCAATTGAACCACTTGATTCTCAAGACAATGATCGTATCCTTTATGCCGCTGTAAATTGACATAGAGACGGTTATCAAAAATCTTTTTAAAGGTTAAAATTCGTTCTTCTGCTACTTGAGGATTATTGAATAAAAAAGCTTGATCTATCGGGCTAAGTTTCCCTCCTGTTAACATAATCAAGCCTTCTGTACCTATTTCTTTCAACCAAGATAAACAAATACGAACGGATTCTTTGCCTTGATCCATAAGGTACATGCGACTAACAAGCTCAATTAATCTTTGATATCCTTCAGCAGTAGCCACTAAAAGAACAATAGAAGGAACAGTTGAGAAAGATGTTTTCCCCCTATTAGTCATTGTTAAGGCATCTTGCATATCAATATCTAATTGACAGCCGATAATAGGCTGAATACCAGCTGAACAAGCTTTTTGCGAAAATTCTAATGCACCAAAAAGATTATTCGTATCAGTAATAGCAATAGCAGGCTGTTGATCCGCAACTGTCTTATCCAAAATATTATTTAACGAAAGAGCTCCTTCCAACAAGGAATACGACGAATGTACGTGTAAATGTATAAAACCAGGTGACTGCTCTATGGTTCTCGGCATGGGTAATTTCTTTTTTTGTGAAGATCCACTAATAAAAACCATATTTTAAAAAGATATCCTCAAAACCTGCTGTATTAGACAATTCATATCCAATCCTCCCAATCCTTCCGTATATCGATTTCTCTGGAATAGAAAATTTTGCAAAAAATCAAAATCCATTATTGCGTATAAGTCACTTTCTTTTTTCATTAAATATGTATTTCAAAAAAAATTGAATGATCAAGAAACGATCTGATTATCTTAATTTGATCAATTGTGTGAAAAAATTTTGTTATATAACTATATATGGAATATTGTCTTATGCAATACAGTAATGAATCAATGGAGTACATCCGAAATCCACTAACTACTTGCTTATATCCTTCAAAATATTACCTAAGAAAAGTGTATAAAACAATCGCGTGTATTATGTATTACTAGCAAAATCATAGTACTTAATAAAATTACATGCGAAGACACTTAAATATATTTGATCATTTCTCCATATCGAGACGAAATGCAACAACTGCATTAAAGCAACGAATCAAAAGAATTATCCGTTTTTGTTATCAAGGATGAATATGCCACTAAGAAACATCTTCTTGTCTTTTAAAAACAAGGCTGTTCTTTTGCGACAACTCACGTAGCTCACGAATAAGCGGTTTAATAACCTCATCTGGATTGCTAAACCAATCTACCGACCAAATACGTCGAATATGCCATCCCATACGCTCTAAAACTTCTTTTCGCAAACAATCTCTATCTCGTGCAGATTTTGCAGAATTATATGTTGCACCATCACACTCGATCCCCATTAAATAATATCCTGGATTATCTGGATCGTATACAGCTACATCAATGGGGAAACCCATATCTCCTACTTGGGAATCACACGAAAAACCTGCTTTTTCAATTTCATTGATGACAGAAACAGAAAAATCACTCTCTTGCTTTTTATTTTCTGTTTTAAGAGAATGCTCCATATATCCTGTTTCAGCAAAATGTAAAAAGTCACGCATTACTCGAACACCAAGATTCGAATCTGTATCTACTGTTATGTCTAAATACCGCATCGTACTAAAAACATCTATACGCTTTCTAGATCGGGTAAACAGTACATTAAGACGCCTCCATCCAACAGCCGAAAATAGGACCAAAACGTTGGAAAACACGCCCACCTACCTCATTTGGACCATACGTAAATGAGATAAAAATTCTATCTCGCTCATCTCCCTGAACATTTTCTAAATTTTTAATAAAAAACGGATCTGCATGCATGCGCAACCGGCTAATCGCATTCCCTACTTCACTATCTTTGCGACATAATTTATTAATTGCACTTTCAATAAGGTAACGTTGTTTAGTATTCATTGCTATAACCCCCAAAGATTCTTCGGGATACTGTAAAGCATGATCTTTGACAGCAAGCGCAATAATGCGAGCTTCTTCATGGTTACCTTGATCTACAAACACACCATTTTTTACATGGGTAAAGCCAATCCCATATCTTTCCATATTAGTGAATGGGGAAGGGAAAACGATAAGGCTATTATCATAAAAGTAATAATTTGAACAAGCGATGAGATTTTCATTAAGTGATCGATAGTGCCATTGCAAACGACGCATCGGAAATAGAGGCAATAATGCATCTAGAATACTCTCAGTCTGACTAACTGCCGCCACCTCTTCATCATAAGATTCTTGATCAGAATCGTAATCAAAAAATCGGGTAGGAGGCAACTGTTTCGGATCTCCAACAACAACAAGTTGTTTCCCGCGAGCAATAACACCTAAAGCATCTTCTGGTTTAATTTGCGAAGATTCATCCATAATAACGAGATCGAAACTTATATCCTTAGGCTCTAAATAATAAGCTACAGACATAGGACTCATCATAAAACAAGGCTTTAACTGAAGAAGCGAATTTTTAGCACGAGAAATCAACTGTCGAATAGGTATATTTCGTGTTTTCTTGCCTAATTCACTACGAATCAAAGATAACTCGGTGTACTCAGACTTCAATCCACCCGAAACCCCTTGGGTAATTTTCTGATTGCCAATTACACTCACAATACGCTGCCTTTGAAGAAACTGTAATCTCTTGTTGCATTCGTGAAATCTCTCTTGTTTTGCAGAAAATTGAACAGCGGAATAATGCATTAAATGTGGCTTTTCGGTCAATATCTCGCGAGAAAGTTGATGATATATGGCAGCGAGTAAACCAGATTCTAAATAATTTACATCAAGGGTATTATTAAAAATTGCTCTTTGGATTACCTTTAACCCTTTGTCTTGCATATCTCGAACCATGTGGATTATGTTTATCCATCCATTTAACCAACGTGGTTTCTCGATAGCTTCAGAATTACGCGAAATCAATGCAACAAGATCATCATTACAACGAGCTGACCATTGGCTCCATGTCTAGTTGCGTATCTTTGACAAAAATTTCCTGCTTTTTAATCTGTTTCTGCCAAACCATTATCAACTTTTTAAGATCTTTGACAAAACAATCATAAGCATCATGATCATCAATATTATTGATTGCTTGGTTTAATTCATCACAAAGAACATATTCTTTTATAGAAGATATGAATTCCAATGTGCTATTGATAACACCTAAAGATTGATCATTCCCATCAAAAACACTTGGTTTAATTTCTTCTCCAAAAAACTCTTTAATTAGTGATTTTTCTTCTAATACCAAATTTCTCTTCTGTATTTGATGAAGTTTTGTACTAACATCATGAGCTTCTCGTAAAAGCATACCAGGGTCTTTAAACCAACTTTGCCAAGATTCAAAAGTATGAGATAATCTTTGAATAATAGAATGAAAGATATTACCTTCCCCAACCAAAATAGAAGAACTCTTCTGTAACTCTTTTTGTTTAGGTAACAATGAATTAAGATATTGAATATTATGAAGAACTTGTGCCATTTTTTTGCTGAGTTCTTCACGATGAAGTTTTTGAATCCTTTTGAAAAGTTGGCTATCCAACATTAAAAAACTATTAATGATATCTTTATCTAAAATAGGATTATCTTTGCGTAATTGATGAACCTTGCGATACCACGCTCTTATATTTTGCAAAGCTACTACATCCGTCGATAACCCGCGGTAATGCTCTCCTAACGCATTGCTAAAATTTCTTTTTTCAAGCTTTTCTTTTTCAAGTACAAACTGATAAGCATTTGGTAATTGGGCATATAGTTTTTTCCACGAAATACTAGGATTTTTCGCTAAACTAAGAATAGATGCTTTAGCCTGTTTCCAAGGTGCACTCCACGAAGAGAATAATCCTGATGAGTTAAGTGTTTTATTAAGGCCTTGTAAAACTTTTGCATCTGGAAGTTTTTTCATATTGAAAACATCTTCCAAAGATTCTCGAAGAACATTCAAAGAATCCAATCGTTCAAATAGCTCTTCTAATATAGAATCTATACCGCTATTATTAAAAAAATCATCTCTCAAACGCAATAACGATACCGGCAATGCATTTGCTAATTCCATTAGCAAAATAGATTTTTCAAAACCTTGGCAATTAGGAACAATCTTCTGAGAAAAAACTAAAGGGAAACATTGCATCAATCCTGAAAAAGATTCCCAATACTTCTCGCATGATACCATAATCTTCTTTAGAGAGGATATTATATTGTTCACTTCTTTGAAAGAAATCTCTGAACTAATACCAAATTCTTCGCATAAATCCGGGAAATCTGGTACATGTTTACCCATTTTCAAATCATCTATTTTTTGAGGAACTAAACAATTTTTGATATTATTGAAATCTTCTCGCACGTGATTAAAATCTATAACCCACTGCTTAATAGATGCCACGGAAGTATCTTCTAACTTTTTAAATGCTTTAAAAAGAAGTCAATCGAGAAATAGGGGGAATTTGATCAACCGCTTCAATCAACTGTCCTTGCCAATATAATAATTTCTGCCGTTGACTTTGAACACCATATTTATTTAAAAAAATATTCATGACTTTGTTGCCACTCAATAAGAGAAGATTGCCAATTACTTAAAGAAGAAATCGTATTATTATAATTGAGTATATGAACATCAGAACTATGAACACCATACCAAGGATGGTTCATTAATTCCGTATTTTCACCTGCTTGTTTGTGAAATTCTACGATAACATCTTTAAATGCCTTTACTTGATCTTCTAAACGCGAACGCAATAAACGACCTGCATTTTCTCCTGAAATACCTTCTACATGCAATTGTGAAGGATCCAATGGTAAACCATGACGATATCGAACAGCTCCCATTAAAATTTGATGAATACTTAACTCAGTATTCTTCCAAACTTGATTTATTTCTTGAGCATATTGATTTAATTGCTCTTTTAATTCTTCATAACGTGTAATTTCCACATCCAGTTCTTTGGGAAGTACTCGCATATTTCTACTATCAATACTTTTACGAAGATCATCAAGAATCGCACGCTTATGTACCTTATGACTATGTAATTCTAAACAAAAATCTCCTAAACCAGCCTTTTCTAAACGTTTTTTGACCACTTCAATGGCCGCCATTTTTTGAGCACAAAACAATATTTTTTTGCCATGCAACATCGCCGTAGCAATAATATTGGTAATAGTTTGTGATTTTCCTGTTCCTGGAGGTCATTCTATCACTAAATTCTTACCATTTATCACATCAATCAAAGCACTATGTTGCGAACTATCGGAATCATCAATCAAAGGAAAATACTTATGTGTGTCTTTTATATTATCAATTTTATATTCCATATAATAATCAGAAGAATAACCTTCCTTATCATTATCAAGTGATTGTGCAGTAAAAATACGCTGTATAATATCGTGATGGAGAATGTTCCCTTCTCCATCTGGCCAACGTAGAGGGTCAAAATCTAGACACATCAACATTTTACTAAAGTTCAGCAATCCTAACACACCATAGCGACGTACTGCCCAATGTGATTTGCTTTCTTCTATAATTTTTTGAATTTGAAGAAAATAATCTTCTGGCCACATACCCTCTTCAATTGGTGGTAATATAATTCCAAAATCACTTTGTAATTTTTCTTTTAGAGAAAGATTCAAGAGTATTTCTTCACCCGTATAACGTAATTGGTATTGCGGAATACCTGGATGCGAAACAGAATTTCTTTTTTCTAATACAACAGGGATCGTAAACAACGGAGCTAATCGGGGATTACTATAATCATCTATTTCATACCATTCAAGAAATCCCAAAACAATATATAGTATAGAAGTCCCAGTTTCTTTTATAGAACTCTGTGATTTTTCGTTTATTAATCGTAAAACGCTTTCTAATTTATCTTGAAAGTAAACGGTTTGTATTTGATTGTCTGCCAAACGATTTTTAAAATAAGGTGGTTTTAATGGCTTATGCTCTTTAATTGCACGTTCCAAATCTTCTATATCTACATAACCATAATTCTGTATAATAGAGGTCAATTTCTGCAAACTAATATTTATATTATTCTCTATTACACTTACATCTATGGAATAATTAGAGCTTTTTATATGTGTAACAATTAAATCTCTTACTTTTTGAAGAATACGATAATTTTTTTCTTCATCGTCAAAACTATATTCTACAGGCAAATCGTAGTTAATGCTACAACCTAATTTATCAATCCAAGTAGATTCATTTATAGCATGATACTCATCAGCATCGGAAAAACCATGTTCCTGAGCTTGTTTTTTTGTGGGCATAGGAAGTGGCACAAACTGCATTACTTCTTCACTAAAAATTTGCTGATACAACTGATTAGGTGATGTATTGAAAATCCGCAATGCAGACTTTTGATCTATGCGGAAATTCAGTAGTTTATTCTGCATACTACGATCGAAAAGTTTACGACGCATATCTTCAAGACATTGACTTACATGTTTTATTTTATAATTATTCATCAAAAATTTCCCGCCTATCACATCCTTACAAAGAAATTGAATTGCATAAGACTCTAAAAAATAGGCTCTTGTATATTACGTGATTAATTAACCTCCCTCACATTGATTGATTATTCATCAACAAACCTCTCGCTGTTGAAAAATATAATCAAACTGCAAAGAACAGATTAGTTATAACAAAAATACGTGATTGCATGTATTCTTACTCGGCTCTAGCAGAATACTTTATATTCTATATTTTAATAAAAATAAACTTATTAAGGTTAATATCATTAATCTTTTGTAATATTGAACTATAATAACAAGTAAATTAGCAAAAAAAGTAACTTTTCATGTTGTTTTATTGATCAACATTATTAAATATAAAAATAAAAATTTTTATTATATCTATAATATTTCTTTACAATAATCCTTCTAATAAAATTTAGAATTGAGAACTTTTTGCTGTAATTTAAAAGTCAATTTTCTAGCAGATAATCCTTTACTAGAAAAAAAAATAATAGTTAACATTTATTTATTCATGTAGCAAACGTGTTTCTTATTTTTTATATTATAAGCTTTCTAAAATTAAAATATAATACGATAGGAATATAATATGGATTCTCCTGAAAATTCAAAACCTAAAAATAGCAAACCCTCTGCCAGAAAACCCAAAACTAAAATTTCTGCGGAAAATGAATTGCAATACATCAAAAATGATTTACGAGACATAAAAATTGATATCAGAGAATTTCGCGCTGATATCTATAATGAATTACATGAAGCAAGTTCTGTCTATACTTTATTAAAGAACGGAAACGCGCGAACTTTCTCATCAGTGAAAATGTTACGAGATTTAATTGAGGAAAATATTGAATATAATAATAAAAAACTAGAAGAAATAAACAAACATATCCAAAAAAATCAATTTATTTTACTTATTTATATGCCAATAATTATTGCAATAAATATACTAATATTAGCAAAATACCTTATATAAAATTATATATTATATGAAAGTAACAATAGAAATATTCTATAAATTTGTTTAAAATTCATCATTACTTTTATACTTATAAGTAATATTATTATTTAATTATATCAATGTATTTTAAAATATATTAAAATATCTGTTTTTCTCATATCAAATATAGGAAAATAAATTGATTTTTTCTTATTATTTCTTATACAAAAAGCATCAACGCTACCATTCGAAAAATCATAGGGAAATCACATGACCTTTCTGTTTAAAATTATAAACTTAATTTTAGAATTATATTCCAATATGATAATAATGAGAATTATAATCTCTTTTCTCTATACCTATAACATAGTCAATACATACAATGTTTTTGTACAAACGGCTAAACAAATACTTTATAATTCTACAGAACCACTCTTATCGTTAACTAGAAGAATTATGCCCCTATTGGGAATAAATTTTATAAAAATAGACCTGTCGCCCATCATTTCTCTAATCGCAATATATATTTTACAATGCTTTTTAAAATTTCTTATATTACAATAAAGTTTTTCTATAAAATATAATATACCTTATGAAAATTGACAGTCAGTCCTATATCAAGTTAAAACGAAATGATTTCTATACTTAGTATAAAAAGTCTCTAAAAAATATCCTCTACTTTATGAGGAGACTTCCCAAAAGAGCGCTCTTTCAAAAATATTCTTTTACTCTTTTAGTGCCCTTTGAATAGATTCTAATATGATCTTATGAGCACTATCAACGCCTTCCCAACCATCTAATTTAGACCATTTCCCATGCTCAAGATCTTTGTAATGTTTAAAAAAGTGTTCCACTTTTCGCAAGTAAGAATCAGGGACATCTTTATAACTTTTAATTGAATCATATAAGCAACTTATATTCTGCGATGGAACGGATAGTATTTTTTCATCCATTCCTCCATCGTCTTCCATTTTCATCACGCCGATAGGACGAACACTTATAACAGAACCGGGTAAAATAGGCTCTTCATTATATATAATAACATCAATCGGATCTCCATCATCAGAGAGAGTATTTGGAATAAAACCATAATTTCCCGGATAAAGCATAGAAGTA encodes the following:
- the dnaG gene encoding DNA primase; amino-acid sequence: MNYYRDFIKDLIISIPLSGLIGQHVDWDRKKTNSVKGDYWACCPFHNEKTPSFHCDDRKGFYYCFGCHATGDHLAFLSALFGCSFIESVQKLAAIAGVSLPVIDPTLEKKAKIQTSLIHLMETAAHFFSCSLKKTHDKRLQFYLDERGINSSSVEIFKLGYASDNRHSLREYLLQKGFSQEKIIEAGLLIYGDNITTPYDRFRNRLIFPIFSSRGKVIAFGGRALSKGDNVKYLNSPETILFHKGKNLYNFFGALNYIQKSTRQDMQRKTSSFIVLVEGYVDVISLHQAGIQNVVSSLGTALTEYQLRLLWKLSSRVVLCFDGDDPGLRAAYNAIDLVLNHLIPGNRVSFILLSGGEDPDSFVRSYGKEAFERLIMESLPLVDMLWNRETANYSFDTPDARAELEVRLKNCVNYIKDQKLRYYYMQVIKDRLNKLFRQNITEHSAYNRYWKKNARYKDQKGPSQRLMQSSLVQGKLSTKPSLREAALLLTLINHPIILQEQYQELADIRYDNEELQKMWTFLFSDFVVQKDFSHEVLNKKLCARGFSELLKRLDKQIRDAGLWSATPEAHIVDVRQGYQQALALYKRFRLLSRQKEDIEKQIAQVTARGEEKKADFLMSTLHEIHLQIHQIESQEAMIEGFGKMSGRS
- the dnaE gene encoding DNA polymerase III subunit alpha, with the translated sequence MPRTIEQSPGFIHLHVHSSYSLLEGALSLNNILDKTVADQQPAIAITDTNNLFGALEFSQKACSAGIQPIIGCQLDIDMQDALTMTNRGKTSFSTVPSIVLLVATAEGYQRLIELVSRMYLMDQGKESVRICLSWLKEIGTEGLIMLTGGKLSPIDQAFLFNNPQVAEERILTFKKIFDNRLYVNLQRHKGYDHCLENQVVQLAYAHDLPLVATNNCLFLSEEDYEAHDVLIAVAHSTVVSQEDRPRVTSDHYLKSRSEMISIFSDLPEALDNTVEIARRCSFILQVHKPILPRFIEQDCDDVEKLEEIDLRNKAMAGLEIRLSQGIAKGYSEQDYRKRLEFELDIIARMKFSGYFLIVADFIQWSKKNNIPVGPGRGSGAGSVTAYALTITDIDPLRFSLLFERFLNPDRMSMPDFDIDFCQDRRDEVIRYVQDKYGHERVAQIITFGSLQAKAALRDVGRALQMPYSQVDRLCKLIPNNPAHPISLKEAIKDYSRFREAILDDPFVNRLLEISLKLEGLYRHASTHAAGIVIGDRPLSKLIPMYRDVRSDIPVTQFNMKWVEKAGLVKFDFLGLKTLTLLQKSLDLLSQRGIDVDFSLIPFDDRETYNLLTTKGTLGIFQLESSGMRQALEGMQPDCIEDIIALVSLYRPGPIDNIAVYNNRKNRKEKIVSIHPLIDPILKETQGVIIYQEQVMQIAQLLSGYSLSEADVLRRAMGKKIKEEMDQQKERFVSGASKNGISRTMAVNIFELLAKFADYGFNKSHAAAYAVISYRTAWMKAHYPVEFLAASMTLDMDNVERIKKFCQDARQFNIQIIPPSVRTSCVNFEVGENCIYYSLAAIKGVGTTTAHHIMEARADKPFDSLEDFCSRVDSKQLNRRVLESLVFSGALDFFGYSRAQLLQSIDNIQKYAQWIEKNRTNEQENIFSCEKGKLSDKITLEEFSVENSSARFENERQVLGFYFSGHPLDVYKPILQKIGIKGYEESIATISGSNIQLAAMVMAKHQKKTRKGSRIGWVTFSEPGKEYEAVFFPKNNRRDKRKSLGANEDFLCLEDCYDHSTEMILQDAEEDPNRLTLQEKQKLEKEKPFLLIEKKPYIIFIPQEENLSLKRDSVRLLWVKSLEKESMRMLDSVKIYLRDNSPLKEIHKYFQNRQAKSSDKKGKISLIFVKSQETTEIEITLDQYPISSEIAFDLQHIVGVTKIVQIIKNNT